One part of the Ranitomeya imitator isolate aRanImi1 chromosome 10, aRanImi1.pri, whole genome shotgun sequence genome encodes these proteins:
- the LOC138651797 gene encoding uncharacterized protein isoform X1, with translation MGLRHPVYLHRSNPINACIAFISTLTYFFIFYRSGQQKDRSSSVSSVVTLPQCTADAAVELKDAIPGQGEMEAAKEVEDEQSEESETEETFDEETQRALLSKWSTDTRKKMKKAGLYKRHSTREPILMGFSQYLQKSLMVTHYKQEVQDVARFLYYMNAQHASLDFVKDIEKANTFFNTLRDMKLANQTIFNYLKHVRRFLTYNLKSTNLFEDNATLFNSCKFFIEVTEDIQKRLSKGISREVVGKRYQALMSSTKTPRECQRVLHAAKPSFLKFIKNVKHSKVSTKATKLEIL, from the exons ATGGGACTGAGGCACCCTGTTTATTTGCATCGGTCAAACCCTATAAATGCCTGCATTGCTTTTATCTCCACGCTCacatatttttttatcttttatagGAGTGGGCAACAAAAAGATCGATCAAGTTCTGTATCTTCTGTTGTCACATTGCCACAATGCACAGCTGATGCTGCTGTGGAGCTTAAAGATGCCATACCTGGACAAGGAGAGATGGAGGCAGctaaagaagtggaggatgaacaaaGTGAAGAAAGTGAGACTGAAGAGACATTTGATGAAGAGACACAGAG AGCACTGCTGAGTAAATGGTCAACAGATACAAGGAAGAAAATGAAGAAAGCAGGGTTATACAAGCGACATTCAACACGCGAACCAATATTGATGGGCTTTTCTCAGTACTTGCAAAAATCACTAATGGTAACCCACTATAAACAAGAGGTTCAAGACGTGGCAAGATTTCTTTACTACATGAACGCACAGCATGCAAGTTTGGACTTTGTTAAAGACATTGAAAAGGCCAATACATTTTTCAACACGCTACGAGATATGAAGCTTGCAAATCAGACCATCTTCAATTATCTGAAACATGTCCGGAGGTTCCTGACATACAACTTGAAATCGACCAACCTATTTGAAGACAATGCAACACTGTTTAACTCCTGCAAATTCTTTATAGAGGTCACAGAAGATATCCAGAAGAGGTTGAGCAAGGGTATTTCTAGAGAAGTGGTGGGAAAAAG GTACCAGGCATTGATGTCTTCGACTAAGACACCCCGGGAATGTCAGAGGGTTTTACATGCTGCAAAGCCAAGCTTTTTGAAGTTTATCAAAAATGTCAAGCACTCCAAAGTCTCAACTAAAGCCACTAAGCTTGAAATTCTCTAA
- the LOC138651797 gene encoding uncharacterized protein isoform X3 — protein sequence MEAAKEVEDEQSEESETEETFDEETQRALLSKWSTDTRKKMKKAGLYKRHSTREPILMGFSQYLQKSLMVTHYKQEVQDVARFLYYMNAQHASLDFVKDIEKANTFFNTLRDMKLANQTIFNYLKHVRRFLTYNLKSTNLFEDNATLFNSCKFFIEVTEDIQKRLSKGISREVVGKRYQALMSSTKTPRECQRVLHAAKPSFLKFIKNVKHSKVSTKATKLEIL from the exons ATGGAGGCAGctaaagaagtggaggatgaacaaaGTGAAGAAAGTGAGACTGAAGAGACATTTGATGAAGAGACACAGAG AGCACTGCTGAGTAAATGGTCAACAGATACAAGGAAGAAAATGAAGAAAGCAGGGTTATACAAGCGACATTCAACACGCGAACCAATATTGATGGGCTTTTCTCAGTACTTGCAAAAATCACTAATGGTAACCCACTATAAACAAGAGGTTCAAGACGTGGCAAGATTTCTTTACTACATGAACGCACAGCATGCAAGTTTGGACTTTGTTAAAGACATTGAAAAGGCCAATACATTTTTCAACACGCTACGAGATATGAAGCTTGCAAATCAGACCATCTTCAATTATCTGAAACATGTCCGGAGGTTCCTGACATACAACTTGAAATCGACCAACCTATTTGAAGACAATGCAACACTGTTTAACTCCTGCAAATTCTTTATAGAGGTCACAGAAGATATCCAGAAGAGGTTGAGCAAGGGTATTTCTAGAGAAGTGGTGGGAAAAAG GTACCAGGCATTGATGTCTTCGACTAAGACACCCCGGGAATGTCAGAGGGTTTTACATGCTGCAAAGCCAAGCTTTTTGAAGTTTATCAAAAATGTCAAGCACTCCAAAGTCTCAACTAAAGCCACTAAGCTTGAAATTCTCTAA
- the LOC138651797 gene encoding uncharacterized protein isoform X2, which produces MENEETPRSGQQKDRSSSVSSVVTLPQCTADAAVELKDAIPGQGEMEAAKEVEDEQSEESETEETFDEETQRALLSKWSTDTRKKMKKAGLYKRHSTREPILMGFSQYLQKSLMVTHYKQEVQDVARFLYYMNAQHASLDFVKDIEKANTFFNTLRDMKLANQTIFNYLKHVRRFLTYNLKSTNLFEDNATLFNSCKFFIEVTEDIQKRLSKGISREVVGKRYQALMSSTKTPRECQRVLHAAKPSFLKFIKNVKHSKVSTKATKLEIL; this is translated from the exons ATGGAGAATGAAGAGACACCGAG GAGTGGGCAACAAAAAGATCGATCAAGTTCTGTATCTTCTGTTGTCACATTGCCACAATGCACAGCTGATGCTGCTGTGGAGCTTAAAGATGCCATACCTGGACAAGGAGAGATGGAGGCAGctaaagaagtggaggatgaacaaaGTGAAGAAAGTGAGACTGAAGAGACATTTGATGAAGAGACACAGAG AGCACTGCTGAGTAAATGGTCAACAGATACAAGGAAGAAAATGAAGAAAGCAGGGTTATACAAGCGACATTCAACACGCGAACCAATATTGATGGGCTTTTCTCAGTACTTGCAAAAATCACTAATGGTAACCCACTATAAACAAGAGGTTCAAGACGTGGCAAGATTTCTTTACTACATGAACGCACAGCATGCAAGTTTGGACTTTGTTAAAGACATTGAAAAGGCCAATACATTTTTCAACACGCTACGAGATATGAAGCTTGCAAATCAGACCATCTTCAATTATCTGAAACATGTCCGGAGGTTCCTGACATACAACTTGAAATCGACCAACCTATTTGAAGACAATGCAACACTGTTTAACTCCTGCAAATTCTTTATAGAGGTCACAGAAGATATCCAGAAGAGGTTGAGCAAGGGTATTTCTAGAGAAGTGGTGGGAAAAAG GTACCAGGCATTGATGTCTTCGACTAAGACACCCCGGGAATGTCAGAGGGTTTTACATGCTGCAAAGCCAAGCTTTTTGAAGTTTATCAAAAATGTCAAGCACTCCAAAGTCTCAACTAAAGCCACTAAGCTTGAAATTCTCTAA